GCGGTTCGAGATATCGGCCGAAATGCGATATGGTCCGCCGATTTCGACGACCGGATTCACAAACGTGATCTTGCCGGTGAACTCAACCAACTGGTCGCCGGTGAGTTTCGCGCGGATGGTGACCGGCTTGAACTTGATGTCGGCGGGGCTGACTTCCTTGATGTTCACGTAGCCTTCGACCTTCAGCACGTCCATCTGCACGATGGTGGCGACCGGTTCGCCGGCCTGCACCCATTCGCCCTTCTCTTTGAAGACGTCGATGACCACGCCGTTGATCGGCGACTTGATCTGACGACGCTTGATATCCAAGGCCGCCGCCGCCATTTCGGTTTGCTTCACTTTCGCCGTGAGCTTGGCGACCTCGAATTCCATCAGGGCTTGTTCGATACCGAGCTTCGCTTTCACCCAGGACAAGTCGAGACGACGCATTTCGGCCGTCGACACGGCGTTGGCAATGCCACCCTTTCTGAGATCCACGGCGTCTTTCGCCTTTTCCAGTTCGGCCAGTGCGACTCCTTCCGAGGCCTTCGAGAACTTCACGTTGACGTCGTTCTTGGCCTGGTACACGGCGGCCTGATACTCCGCCTGCGTGACCTGGTGTTTCATCTCGGCCTGGCTGGAGTCGATCTTCGCCACCAGCGCTTCCGCTTCGACGGCCTCGCCCTTTTCGACTTCGAACGCGTCCAGCAAGCCCGGCTCCTGCGCGGCGACTTCCACTTCGCGCTTCACGAGCACATAGCACTGCGGCACATTCACTTCCGCCGCGGCGGCGAAATCAACAGCCAGGCCGGCCATCGCCACGGCCATCAT
The sequence above is a segment of the Planctomycetia bacterium genome. Coding sequences within it:
- a CDS encoding HlyD family efflux transporter periplasmic adaptor subunit, with the translated sequence MRTLMMAVAMAGLAVDFAAAAEVNVPQCYVLVKREVEVAAQEPGLLDAFEVEKGEAVEAEALVAKIDSSQAEMKHQVTQAEYQAAVYQAKNDVNVKFSKASEGVALAELEKAKDAVDLRKGGIANAVSTAEMRRLDLSWVKAKLGIEQALMEFEVAKLTAKVKQTEMAAAALDIKRRQIKSPINGVVIDVFKEKGEWVQAGEPVATIVQMDVLKVEGYVNIKEVSPADIKFKPVTIRAKLTGDQLVEFTGKITFVNPVVEIGGPYRISADISNRQDSTGDWLLRPGLETTMTIHLDGTPTAAQPAQRK